One Algihabitans albus genomic window, CCTTCGCTCTGCGCCGCGCCGCGCTGGGCGTCATCCGCCTGATCGTCGAGAACGAAGTGCGGCTGCCGCTGGCGGCGTTGTTCCGCCACGGGCATGCCGGCGTTTATCAGCTTTCGCATGCGTCGGGAGTGCGGCCCGAGGCCGCTGCGGTCGCGGACGAACTGCTGGCCTTTTTCGCCGATCGGCTGAAGGTGGCGCTGCGCGAGCAGGGGGTGCGTCACGATCTGATCCAGGCGATCTTCAATCTCGGCGGCGAGGACGATCTGGTGCGTCTGCTGCGGCGCGTCGAGGCGCTGGAGGACTTCCTCAAGACCGACGACGGCGCCAACCTGCTGGTCGCCTACCGCCGCGCCGCCAACATCGTCCGCATCGAGGCGAAGAAGGATGGCGCCGAGATTTCTGGTGCCGTGGAACCGGGCGTGCTGGAACAGCGTGAGGAACAGGCGCTGTTCCAGGCCCTGGAAGTAGCTGGAGACCGCGCTGCCGCCGCCCTCGACAGCGAGAACTTCACGGCGGCCATGGCGGCACTGGCCGACCTGCGCCAGCCGGTCGATGCCTTCTTCGACGCGGTCACGGTCAATGCCGAGGAGGCGCGCTTGCGCAAGAACCGTCTGCGCCTGCTGGCGCGGATCGGCGTCACCCTTGGCCAGGTGGCCGACTTCTCCGCAATCGAAGGCGGTTGAGATGAACGATGCGGTAAAGAGCGATTCGCCGAAGGCGGGCGAGGACTTTGCCGAGGCCTGCCGGCGCGAGGCGGGGCCGGCCTGGGACGCGGCCTGCGGCCATCCCTTCACGCTGGCGCTGGGCGAGGGAACGCTGCCGCCGGCCGCCATGGCCGACTATCTGGTACAGGACTACGCCTTCGTCGGCACCCTTGTCTCGATGGTCGGCTTCGCCGTCGGCAAGGCGCCGGACATCGCCGCCCAGGCGCGTCTCTCGACCTTCCTGGCGGCGGTGACCTCCGCGGAAAACACCTATTTCCAGCGCAGCTTCGACGCGCTGCAGGTACCGGAGGCGCAGCGCAGCCGCCCGGCGCTGCGCGAGGTCACCGAGCGCCTGATCGCGGCCATGGAAGACGCCGGCGATCGCGGCAGCTACGGGGAGATCCTGGCGACGCTGCTGCCGGCCGAGTGGATCTACCTGAGCTGGGCCGAGGCGCAGGCTGCCAAGTCGCCCGGCGCCTTCTACTTTCAGGAATGGATCGACCTGCACGTCAATGCGGATTTCCGCGCCTTCGTCCTCTGGCTGAAAGACGAGACGGACCGGGCCGCCGCGGCGGCCGGAGCGCAGGAGCGGCGGGCCATGGCGGAGCGCTTCGCCCGCATGGTTCGGCTGGAAGTCGACTTTTTCGATATGTTCCACACGCGTTGACGGGCGCGGAGGATACGGCGGTCTCCCGACACCAAGGACCGCGCAGACGAGACGGAGCGATGGTATGAGCAAGTGGGTCTACAGCTTTGGCGGCGGCAGCTCG contains:
- a CDS encoding TenA family protein gives rise to the protein MNDAVKSDSPKAGEDFAEACRREAGPAWDAACGHPFTLALGEGTLPPAAMADYLVQDYAFVGTLVSMVGFAVGKAPDIAAQARLSTFLAAVTSAENTYFQRSFDALQVPEAQRSRPALREVTERLIAAMEDAGDRGSYGEILATLLPAEWIYLSWAEAQAAKSPGAFYFQEWIDLHVNADFRAFVLWLKDETDRAAAAAGAQERRAMAERFARMVRLEVDFFDMFHTR